ttacTAATGCAACGCAGTCAACTCCGTTTGTTAGAACAGCTTCCATTGAGTCTCTGCAcctatcctttttttttattctgtcTTTATGAACCTTTGTTTGTTTTCGAAAAACAGGATTTGGCTCAGGATTGCCCATTTTTAATTCCAGGGTTTCTCTGAATTTGAAAGTTATCACTTAGTAGGTTTCCATACCAAGGCTCAATCCAATTAAGTCCGTAGCGTCTACCAATTTCGCCATATCCccttttttgttttgagaTTCAAATCTTATTATTACCCGCCTTTCATTTATATTCTATTGGGACTGTTGAGTTATTAGATACCGATTCCTATAAAATTGCTATAACTATAAAAGtgtttcctcttcttttttttcttgtctaTCTTCTTTCATCTCTATCAGAAATCCTTCTTTAGTCTAATCAGAAAGGATTCTATCATTTCTCTATCCGCAATTCAATATAGATGTATATATACcacatttattatatatacttCTCTTACTCTCATTCTTTCTCGTGCAATTTTGAATACTCGAACGGtcgattcttttctttttctatatttttctttttctatattcatattaagtatgaataactaataatgaaaagaataaaaagttaatagcCAAGATTCTACTAGTTTACTAAATTCCTATGCATGTACAATTTCTGTTATGTGAGCCCGCTTAGCTCAGAGGTTAGAGCATCGCATTTGTAATGCGATGGTCATCGGTTCGACTCCGATAGCtggcttttctttatttgtttgattttttacaTAATTGATAATGcctttttgaaatcaaagaATATTGAAAAAGCTTCGTTCCCCTTTGCCAAGGGGGACCCATTATTATGTGGTAGGAACTtcaaattatgaataaaagtTCAAAGTTAGAGTAGTTAAATCTCTGCAGAacaaatcaagaacaagaaaaggaCCTTTTTTCTATATACATTATTGGTATATATACAAAAAGGTCCGGATATTGATACAATCCATCTCATTATTCTTTGTAGTATACTACTTCAGTAgattttgtttcatttatcatatttatccTTTAGTTCAGTAGTTCAGTTTTAATTTAGGTTTttgaaaattcaataaaaataaaataagtaaaataaggagTTTTATGTCACGTTACCGAGGGCCTCGTTTCAAAAAATACGCCGTCTGGGGGCTTTACCGGGACTCACTAGTAAAGGCCTAGGGCTGGGAGCGATCTTAGAAATCAATCACGCTCCGGTAAAAATCTCAATATCGTATTCGtttagaagaaaaacaaaattacgTTTTCATTATGGTCTTACAGAACGACAATTACTTAAATACGTTCGTATCGCCGCAAAAGCCAAAGGGTCAACAGGTCAGGTTTTACTACAATTACTTGAAATGCGTTTGGATAACATCCTTTTCGATTGGGTATGGCGTCAACTATTCCCCGAGCCCGCCAATTAGTTAATCATAGACATATTTTAGTTAATGGTCGTATAGTAGATATACCAAGTTATCGCTGCAAACCCCGAGATATTATTACGGCGAGGGATGAACAAAAATCAGAGCTATGATTCAAAATTATCTTGAGTCCATCCCCCCAGGAGGAATTGCCAAAACATTTGACTCTTGACCCATTTCAATATAAAGGATTGGTCAATcaaataatagataataaatgGATCGGCTTGAAAATAAACGAATTGCTAGTGGTAGAATATTATTCTCGTCAGACTTAACTCTAACTAAAATAACAAGGGTTTGGATAATTTTGCCCCTATCGCCTAagtaaagaaacaaaaagaaagtaagGGTTTGGTTTGATCGGGGGGTTTTCTCCCATTCATATATCATAGATATATAGGGATATTTTCATTCCTTTCCAATTTTTCCAGTATTTTTTGTACCACAGAAATTAGGAATAGAGAATCTATATCAAGGAAAGGTCTAACTGTTGGAATAAAGGTATCCATTGTTATGGGATTTGATACATTGCAGTCAGTAACATTGATAAATTAGGTGAAGGTACGGAAGAGAGGATTCGAACCCTCGGTAAACAAAAGCCTACATAGCAGTTCCAATGCTACGCCTTGAACCACTCGGCCATCTCTCCTACATAATGATTATGGCCCCGAACCCGAGTGAATCGCGAGTCATTCATATTAGATTGTTGAATAGGTATGGTACGTACAATCAATtctaactaataaaaatagaaaaaatagaaaatttttaatcaaataaagaacTTTCCTTCGAAATTGGGgataaagataatttttttgttttgtgaaAAACTCTTTCTTAAAAGCAATAAAGATATGTATCTATTCGTGTTTGTGAAGTTTGTAAAGATGGCCCTTCCGTCTTTTTGATATCTATACCGGCTTAAATCATTGGATTGGAACGATctgtttttatgttattttgtaCCGTACAACTACTTTTTTgtgggatcgttttctcatgagaggtaattaaaagaaattataaaatggatTGCTACTTATGCCTAGATCCCGGATAACtggaaattttattgataagaCCTTTTCAATTGTAGCCAATATCTTATTACGAATAATTCCGACAACTTCGGGAGAAAAAGAGGCATTTACTTATTACAGAGATGGtgtgatttgattttttatttaccgCTTCAAGTCTTAGGAGAAAGACACATTAGTCGGGATAGAAAGATTTGAAATAACTCTACGCTTGTTGAAGGTGAAGtttataagtttataaataaaacaattccTTCTGTCGGGTATCCCCGATTAATGCAGCCTCAGATGCTTCAATTGTGAATTCTAGCATTGAACGTAAGGTTACACCTATGACTATGGGTTCTGTATTGCAGTGCAGGTTAACCCTACCCCACTAGTACCAATAGGCGGCATAGAGGAAGAAACACTACGCCTAGGAATCAACAACACGAAAACTTTGTTAGAAAttatcccttttctttattggGATTGGGACTAAGAAGAATGGTTGGGACAACAAACATCCATCTCGTTCGTACTTTGGATACCCGTATAACCATCGAAGACTGTTGAAGTGACTAATTCCTAGAAATTAAGGAAGATTGAGGACAAAGAAATTGTTGGAGTtagcttaatattatatttttctctagTATCAACATGCTTGATGTTAAGAAAAGATCTTTTGCAGGAAGGTTGGCTAGAGATTTCTTGTAAAAACACTAGCCCCGCTCAGTTCATAATGAGAATATTTCACTCCCTTTTTATTCTACGTTTTATTCTCATTATGCACATTAAGGGAGGAGCCGTATGAGATGAAAATCTCACGTACGGTTCTGGAACGGAGATTCTTTGAATCGAATGACGACCGTAACGGATGTCTGCTCAATCCGAAGGAAATTATGCAGAAGCTTTACAGAATTATTATGAAGCTATGCGGCTAGAAATTGATCCCTATGATCGAAGTTATATACTCTATAATATAGGCCTTATTCACACAAGTAATGGAGAACATACAAAAGCTTTGGAATATTATTTTCGGGCACTAGAACGAAACCCTTCTACAAGCTTTAAATAATATGGCCGTGATCTGTCATTACGTGCGACTATCTCCactatagaaagaaaagaaaaagaaaaaataggcTTTCTACATATGCATTGTCAAAAACAACGATTTTTATCAGCTGTAGAAAATAAAGCAACTTCATAAAAGtcaaaatatgaagaaaaaatatgCCTAGATACTTTATTCTATGGATAAAGGATCTAATTGATAGAGGAAGCATCGTAAAGATCAATTAGCGAGATTTTTGGACGATACAATAATAACCTGCTTACTTATGTCATAATATGAGACAAAAGTTAGGAATCAACTTCTGTAAAGAGTAGATCCCTAAAGTATTGAGCAGCGGTGTAGCATCAGATCCCAAAGATAGTAAGTCTTTCTTATGAGGAAGGTCTTTTCAAagattctatataaatttctatataaaaaacCCGAGATAGTTACCTTTCAGAAAATTCTAACGATAGTAGAAGGTCTGCGCTTTATTCTTCTGAAGGTGGGAGAAAAGATAAAACTGATTTTTCATCCAAATTCCAGTTTGAAACTCATGTAATGTAATTAACCCCTTTTGGTTAACTCGAGAAAAAAAATGGGACACCAAAAGAATTGACTGCCGAGCCGTATGAGGTAGGAAACTCTCAAGTACGGTTCTAATGGAAGGAATTTGCTTGCCTATTCTGACCGAGGAGAACAGGCCATTCGGCAGGGAGATTCTGAAATTGCGGAGGCTTGGTTCGATCAAGCCGCAGAGTATTGGAAACAAGCTATAGCGCTTACTCCCGGAAATTATATTGAAGCGCAGAATTGGTTGAAGATCACAAGGCGTTTTGAATAAGATAAGAGCATTCCCTttgtatttttgtatttattatttaatttagtatttttttagtatttggtatatttttttatttcttataaaaatttgttataattatttgtttgttaTCCCTATcagtcaaataaaataaaaggatggTTTCTCTGGGAagaaccaatcaaaaaatttcatGAATTTCATTATACCCCTTCTAAGATCGTCCCCTTTCGTCTGGTATTTCATAGGAATAAACACTACACAGATATAAACAGcagagaatatatattttctatattttcttttctgttattaAAACGAATAAAAGATAGCCTAATAGATCCTGGAATGTCTCTTACTAATGACTAATGGCCTCTCACCCGATTTGGAATAGAGTAATAGTAATATGTtctatgtaaaaataaaaaaaaaaaaaacataagtaaaatataaagtagtctCGGCTAGAAACTTTTAATTAAGATAGGAATATACTAGGTTGCACAAAAAATTGTTTTTGCGTTAATTCAAAGCCCAGAAAGGTCCGTTGAGCGCCTTGTGGCTATGTCATAATAGATCCGAACACTTGCCCTGGATCGACTTCCAGATCATAATTGCTCTAGTGAATAACTAAAGAAACTAGATAAGATAAATGGGAgatagaagagaaagaaactaATTATAAGTATCTCTCATAGGTTCACTAATTGCTTGACTCGATTGTTGGCGGGTCTCTTTATATGCGTTGTCCGGAAGAGGAGGACTCAATGATTATTCGTTCGCCGGAACCAGAAGTAAAAATTTTGGTAGATAGGGATCCCGTCAAAACTTCTTTCGAGGAATGGGCTAGACCGGGTCATTTCTCAAGAACAATAGCTAAAGGACCAGATACTACCACTTGGATCTGGAACCTACATGCTGATGCTCACGATTTCGATAGCCATACCAGTGATTTGGAGGAGATTTCTCGAAAAGTATTTAGTGCTCATTTCGGCCAACTCTcaatcatctttctttggCTGAGTGGCATGTATTTCCACGGTGCTCGTTTTCCAATTATGAAGCATGGCTAAGTGATCCTACTCACATTGGACCTAGTGCCCAAGTGGTTTGGCCAATAGTGGGCCAAGAAATATTGAATGGTGATGTGGGGGGGGGTTCCGAGGAATACAAATAACCTCCGGTTTTTTTCAGATTTGGAGAGCATCTGGAATAACTAGTGAATTACAACTGTATTGTACCGCAATTGGTGCATTGGTCTTTGCAGCCCTTATGCTTTTGCCGGTTGGTTCCATTATCACAAAGCTGCGCCAAAATTGGCTTGGTTCCAAGATGTAGAATCTATGTTGAATCACCATTTAGCGGGGCTACTAGGACTTGGGTCTCTTTCTTGGGCAGGGCATCAAGTACATGTCTCTTTACCAATTAACCAGTTTCTAAACGCTGGAGTGGATCCTAAAGAAATCCCACTTCCTCATGAATTTATCTTGAATCGGGATCTTTTGGCTCAACTTTATCCCAGTTTTGCTGAGGAGCAACCCCATTTTTCACCTTGAATTGGTCAAAATATTCGGAATTTCTTACTTTTCGTGGAGGATTAGATCCAGTGACTGGGGGTCTATGGCTGACCGATATTGCACACCATCATTTAGCTATTGCAATTCTTTTCCTGGTAGCTGGTCACATGTATAGGACTAACTGGGGTATTGGTCATggtataaaagatattttagagGCTCATAAAGGCCCATTTACAGGTCAGGGCCATAAAGGCCTATATGAGATCCTAACAACGTCGTGGCATGCTCAATTATCTCTTAACCTAGCTATGTTGGGTTCTTTAACCATTGTTGTAGCTCACCATATGTATTCCATGCCTCCTTATCCATATCTAGCTACTGACTATGGTACACAACTGTCATTGTTCACACATCACATGTGGATTGGTGGATTTCTCATAGTTGGTGCTGCTGCGCATGCATGTTTTATGGTAAGAGACTATGATCCAACTACTCGATACAACGATCTATTAGATCGTGTCCTGAGGCATCGCGATGCAATCATATCACATCTCAATTGGGTATGTATATTTTTAGGCTTTCACAGTTTTggtttatatattcataatgaTACCATGAGTGCTTTAGGGCGCCCTCAAGATATGTTTTCAGATACTGCTATACAATTACAACCCGTCTTTGCTCAATGGATACAAAACACCCATGCTATTGCACCGGGTGCAACGGCTCCTGGTGCAATAGCAAGCACCAGTTTGACTTGGGGGGGTGGCGATTTAGTGGCAGTGGGTGGCAAGGTTGCTTTGTTACCGATTCCATTAGGAACCGCGGATTTTATGGTACATCACATTCATGCATTTACGATTCATGTGACAGTATTGATACTTCTGAAAGGAGTTCTATTTGCCCGTAGCTCTCGTTTGATACCGGATAAAGCAAATCTTGGTTTTCGTTTCCCTTGTGATGGACCTGGAAGAGGGGGAACATGTCAAGTATCCGCTTGGGATCATGTCTTCTTAGGGCTGTTTTGGATGTACAATTCAATTTCGGTAGTAATATTCCATTTCAGTTGGAAAATGCAGTCAGATGTTTGGGGTAGTATAAGTGATCAAGGGGTGGTAACTCATATCACGGGAGGAAACTTTGCACAGAGTTCCATTACTGTTAATGGGTGGCTCCGCGATTTCTTATGGGCACAGGCATCCCAGGTAATTCAGTCTTATGGTTCTTCATTATCTGCATATGGCCTTTTTTTCCTAGGCGCTCATTTTGTATGGGCTTTTAGTTTAATGTTTCTATTCAGTGGTCGTGGTTATTGGCAAGAACTTATTGAATCAATCGTGTGggctcataataaattaaaagttgcTCCTGCTACTCAGCCTCGAGCCTTGAGCATTATACAAGGACGTGCTGTAGGAGTAACCCATTACCTTCTGGGTGGAATTGCCACAACATGGGCGTTCTTCTTAGCAAGAATTATTGCAGTAGGATAATGGCTAGGAGGATTTGAAAGGCATTATGGCATTAAGATTTCAAGGTTTAGCCAAGGCTTAGCTCAGGACCCCACTACTCGTCGTATTTGGTTTGGTATTGCTACCGCGCATGACTTCGAGTCATGATGATATTACGGAGGAACGTCTTTATCAGAATATTTTTGCTTCTCACTTCGGACAATTAGCAATAATTTTTCTGTGGACTTCCGGAAATCTCTTTCATGTAGCTTGGCAAGGAAATTTTGAAGCATGGGTACAGGACCCTTTACACGTAAGACCTATTGCTCATGCAATTTGGGATCCTCATTTTGGTCAACCGGCCGTGGAAGCTTTTACTCGGGGGGGTGCGCCTGGCCCAGTGAATATCGCTTATTCTGGTGTTTATCAATGGTGGTATACAATCGGTTTACGTACTAATGAAGATCTTTATATCGGAgctctttttctattatttctttctgCCCTAGCCTTACTAGCGGGTTGGTTACACCTACAACCAAAATGGAAACCGAGCGTTTCGTGGTTCAAAAATGCTGAATCTCGTCTCAATCATCATTTGTCAGGACTATTCGGAGTAAGCTCTTTAGCTTGGACAGGACATTTAGTCCATGTCGCTATTCCTGGCGCTAGGGGAGAATACGTTCGATGGAATAATTTCTTAGATGTATTACCACATCCCCAAGGATTAGGCCCACTTTTTACAGGTCAGTGGAATCTTTATGCTCAAAATCCCGATTCCGGTAATCATTTATTTGGTACCTCCCAAGGAGCAGGAACTGCCATTCTAACCCTTCTCGGGGGGTTCCATCCACAAACACAAAGTTTATGGCTGACCGATATTGCACACCATCATTTAGCTattgcatttatttttctcgTTGCCGGTCATATGTATAGAACTAACTTCGGGATTGGGCACAGTATAAAAGATCTTTTAGAAGCGCATATTCCTCCGGGAGGGCGATTGGGGCGTGGACATAAGGGTCTTTATGACACAATCAACAATTCACTTCATTTTCAATTAGGCCTTGCTCTAGCTTCTTTAGGGGTTATTACTTCCTTAGTAGCTCAGCACATGTACTCATTACCTGCTTATGCGTTCATAGCGCAAGACTTTACTACTCAAGCTGCGTTATATACTCATCACCAATACATCGCAGGATTCATCATGACAGGAGCTTTTGCTCATGGagctatattttttattagagattACAATCCGGAACAGAATGAGAATAATGTATTGGCAAGAATGTTAGACCATAAAGAAGCTATCATATCCCATTTAAGTTGGGCCAGCCTCTTTTTGGGATTCCATACTTTGGGACTTTATGTTCATAATGACGTCATGCTTGCTTTTGGTACTCCGGAGAAACAAATCTTGATCGAACCCATATTTGCCCAATGGATACAATCTGCTCACGGTAAAACTTCATATGGGTTCGATGTACTTTTATCTTCAACGAATAGTCCAGCCTTCAATGCAGGTCGAAGCATATGGTTGCCCGGCTGGTTAAAtgctattaatgaaaatagtaattcATTATTCTTAACAATAGGGCCGGAGACTTCTTGGTTCATCATGCTATTGCTCTAGGATTACATACAACCACATTGATCTTAGTAAAGGTGCTTTAGATGCACGTGGTTCAAAGTTAATGCCAGATAAAAAGGATTTTGGTTATAGTTTTCCTTGCGATGGTCCAGGACGCGGCGGTACTTGTGATATTTCGGCTTGGGACGCATTTTATTTGGCGGTTTTCTGGATGTTAAATACCATTGGATGGGTTACTTTTTATTGGCATTGGAAGCACATCACATTATGGCAGGGTAATGTTTCACAGTTTAATGAATCTTCCACTTATTTGATGGGATGGTTAAGAGATTATCTATGGTTAAACTCTTCGCAACTTATCAATGGATATAACCCTTTTGGTATGAATAGCTTATCGGTCTGGGCGTGGATGTTCTTATTTGGACATCTTGTTTGGGCTACtggatttatgtttttaatttcttggcGTGGATATTGGCAGGAATTGATTGAAACTTTAGCATGGGCCCATGAACGTACACCTTTGGCTAATTTGATTCGATGGAGAGATAAACCAGTAGCTCTTTCCATTGTGCAAGCAAGATTGGTTGGATTAGCCCACTTTTCTGTAGGTTATATCTTCACTTATGCGGCTTTCTTGATTGCCTCTACATCAGGTAAATTTGGTTAATTCTTTTTGTGCTGTATCCACGAAAATCTCATTTTTTCGATGGATAAGGCgactttttctatttctacaTCTAGGATCCGACTTGTATCAGCGACACTACTAAGAAGTGAAATATTATGGCAagaaaaagtttgattcagcgGGAGAAGAAGAGGCAAAAATTGGAACAAAAATATCATTTGATTCGTCGATcctcaaaaaaagaaataagcaaAGTTCCGTCGTTGAGTGATAAATGGGAAATTCATGGAAAGTTACAATCCCCACCGCGAAATAGTGCACCGACACGTCTTCATCGACGCTGTTTTCGACTGGAAGACCGAGAGCTAACTATCGAGACTTTGGACTATCCGGACACATACTTCGTGAAATGGTTCATGCATGTTTGTTACCGGGGCAACAAGATCGAGTTGGTAAGGATTAAAATTTCCCTTCATTTTctagttatttttatgatcATCGATCGTAGAGGGGTCCCTTTACCATTCTGTATAAATGCGCTATTCTATTTGTACAGATATGGTAGAGGGGCACATTCAATCTTTGTTTGTCCATTAGATTAGTTTCCAGTTCTTCGCTTCATTACGCGGGGTAGAGCAGCTTGGTAGCTCGCAAGGCTCATAACCTTGAAGTCACGGGTTCAAATCCGTCTCCgcaacatttttttttttatttttagagggaggagtttctttttttcttttttggagcagggggaaagaaaagaaagaagataggGGATAGAATCACTATACTATCATGGTCAACTATACTGAATCCTTTAtcctatttaaaaaattaccttACCTTGGGCTTGGGCGGATAGCGGGAATCGAACCCGCGTCTTCTCCTTAGCAAGAGAAATTTTACCATTCGACTATATCCGCATCCGCATTTTTTTCGTTCTTGATACACAATATCTGGATCATATTTGTGAACAGCTATGCTCGATATTTCAGGgcgattattattataattatttataattattatattattaatttgaatattcaatttaatattaattatttataattaataattatttatattaatttatattatttattatactatatatattatatattaatttattatactataatttattacataattacatataaatatatataaatatatataaatataaattaatataaattataaatataaattaatataaattttattattttttatttctatttattatttttttatttctattttatttctaatagattcatttataattataataattttttatcccATTAGACTAAAGactaaattttacatttaattacatttaCAAATTACAAAAAAGTTTGATTTGACCCCtcctttaatttttgttttctttatttgtattttgcATTTTCGGAACTTAGGcttatattgaattttaatgtgTTTCGCAGCCCGAAGGGATTCCGGGGGGGGGGgtcatttcatttcattttgtATCTGAAACAACTAGGTTCAAGAGATGAGAGAATTAAGGATACCTACCAAAAAACTAATCCAATCCATAATGATGTACCGGAAAATACAACATTTTTATTACTCGACCAACCATCaggagaagaaaaaacaacGGGTACACTAATCAATAAGATTGATGAAGTAACAATTAATGCAAAAACAGCCAATTGGAAAGCAATAGTCATGTTTCTAATCCTCCAAGCTACCAACAAAAGAACTATACCATTTGATCCCTCTATCagtcaaaaaaaaattgtaaaaaaaaatgcatCATGGGGGGATTGTGCCATGAATCCATTGATTCTATATGACTTATAACCACCCTTTCCCATTTTATGcccattttatggggtcaAGAGTCGTTTTTTACTTCACAAATGGTCATGCTAGATCCTGCATCTATCTCTATATTACAGATAGATAAATAGACTTATCGACTTACACCAAATATCTTTCTCCAAATATCTTTCTATAGTACAGTGATGGTATCAACTCCGATGGCCGTGTTCTATTCTATTCGgcagaataaaaataaaatagtaaaatagaaattatctTTCGGAGAGATGGCCGAGTGGTTGATAGCTCCGGTCTTGAAAACCGGTATAGTTCTTTGCGAACTATCGAGGGTTCGAATCcctctctctccttttctcGATGAATAGATTTATGTCTTTATTGGTTTTGACCGGCCCAGTATCATAAATGTAAATGGCTCGGCTAGATGGGATAGCCGAGCCAGAAAAAATAGATTAGATCTAAATGGATtgaaagaaagggaaaaggaatactttttaagatcgatttaACTATTGGATCTCTTGTCTCAGTTAGTTAAGAGGAGTCATGGAAAGAACGGGTTCAAAATCACGATCAATTCCCTTTTCAAATCCTGCTGCAGCTGCACGAGCCCTTCCCGCGTGCCATAAATGACCTACGAATAGGAAGAACCCTAGAACAAAATGAGAGGTAGCTAACCAACTTCTAGGAGAGACATAATTGACTGCATTGATTTCGGTAGCTACGCCACCTACAGAATTTAACGAACCTAAAGGCGCGTGGGTCATATATTCTGCGGAACGGCGTTCTTGCCAAGGTTGTATGTCTTTTTCAACCTACTCAAGTCCAAACCATTTGGACCTCTTAGAGGTTCTAACCAAGGAGCACGCAGATCCCAAAAACGCATAGTTTCGCCTCCAAAAATAACTTCTCCGGTAGGCGAACGCATTAAATATTTACCTAACCCGGTAGGTCCTTGAGCAGATCCACGTTAGCCCCAAGACGTTGATCTCGAACTAGAAAAGTAAAAGCTTGAGCTTGAGAAGCTTCTGGTCCAGTAGGCCCGTAAAACTCACTAGGGTAAGCGGTATTATTGAACCAGACAAAGCAACAAGCAATGAAACCAAAAACGGATAAAGCACCTAAACTATAAGACAAGTAAGCCTCTCCAGACCATACAAGTGCACGGCGAGCCCATGCAAAGGGTTTGGTTAAGATATGCCAGATTCCACCCAGTATACAAATGGAACCTAACCATACATG
The sequence above is drawn from the Ricinus communis isolate WT05 ecotype wild-type chromosome 7, ASM1957865v1, whole genome shotgun sequence genome and encodes:
- the LOC125370565 gene encoding 30S ribosomal protein S14, chloroplastic-like — protein: MARKSLIQREKKRQKLEQKYHLIRRSSKKEISKVPSLSDKWEIHGKLQSPPRNSAPTRLHRRCFRLEDRELTIETLDYPDTYFVKWFMHVCYRGNKIELIW